From a region of the Coprococcus comes ATCC 27758 genome:
- a CDS encoding DNA methylase, with product MPEQTRSYVAIDLKSFYASVECKERNLDPLTTNLVVADPERTTKTICLAVSPALKAYGIPGRARLFEVVRKVKEINDERKRKNGGHEFTGQSCDTGELKADRSFALDYITAVPRMALYMKYSTRIYDIYLKYVAPEDIHVYSIDEVFMDVTDYLHTYRLTPEELAGKIMREIYEQTGITATAGIGTNLYLAKIAMDIMAKHSEPDENGFRFASLDEMSYRRSLWNHRPLTDFWRVGRGYAKKLEQCGLYTMGDIARCSVGKENEFYNEELLYKMFGVNAELLIDHAWGWEPCTIADVKAYQPEHNSVGAGQVLHCPYDAQKAKIVVKEMLDLLTLDLVEKHLVTDQIVLTVGYDIENLTSGKGYTGEVTVDRYGRKIPKHAHGTANLREYTASARMITDAVMELYDRIVNPHLMVRRISMAANHVLDEKKAADKTEFRQLDLFTDFTGGNEKKQQDEKLEREKKMQEAVLSIKKKYGKNAILKGLNFQEGATTKARNEQIGGHKA from the coding sequence ATGCCGGAGCAGACACGCAGTTATGTAGCAATTGATCTGAAATCTTTCTATGCTTCGGTGGAGTGCAAGGAACGGAATTTGGATCCGCTTACGACGAATCTGGTTGTAGCCGATCCGGAGAGGACAACGAAGACGATCTGTCTTGCTGTTTCTCCTGCGCTGAAAGCATATGGAATTCCGGGAAGGGCAAGACTTTTTGAGGTTGTCCGGAAGGTGAAGGAGATCAACGACGAGCGAAAGCGGAAAAATGGAGGACATGAATTTACCGGGCAATCCTGTGACACCGGGGAATTAAAGGCAGACCGAAGCTTTGCACTGGATTATATCACGGCGGTTCCGAGGATGGCACTCTATATGAAGTACAGCACCCGGATTTATGACATTTACCTGAAGTATGTTGCACCGGAAGACATACATGTCTATTCAATCGATGAGGTTTTTATGGATGTTACCGATTATCTGCATACTTACCGGCTGACACCGGAAGAACTTGCAGGAAAGATAATGCGGGAAATCTATGAGCAGACCGGGATTACGGCGACAGCTGGAATTGGTACGAATCTGTATCTGGCGAAGATTGCGATGGATATCATGGCAAAGCATAGCGAACCGGATGAGAATGGTTTCCGGTTTGCAAGTCTGGATGAGATGAGTTATCGCAGATCTTTGTGGAATCACAGACCGCTTACGGATTTTTGGCGTGTGGGAAGAGGCTATGCGAAAAAGCTGGAACAATGTGGATTGTATACCATGGGAGATATTGCCAGATGCTCGGTTGGAAAAGAGAATGAATTTTATAACGAAGAGCTTTTGTATAAAATGTTCGGTGTGAATGCAGAACTTCTGATCGATCATGCCTGGGGGTGGGAACCGTGTACGATTGCAGATGTAAAAGCGTATCAGCCGGAGCATAACAGTGTTGGTGCAGGACAAGTACTACATTGCCCGTATGATGCCCAAAAGGCGAAAATTGTGGTTAAAGAGATGCTGGACCTTTTGACGCTTGATCTTGTAGAAAAGCATCTGGTTACGGATCAGATCGTGCTGACTGTCGGATATGATATCGAGAATCTGACAAGTGGAAAAGGTTATACAGGGGAGGTGACAGTGGACCGGTATGGAAGAAAGATTCCAAAGCATGCACATGGAACAGCGAATCTACGAGAGTATACAGCTTCTGCGAGAATGATAACGGATGCAGTGATGGAACTGTATGACCGGATTGTGAATCCGCATTTAATGGTGCGGCGGATTTCGATGGCAGCGAATCACGTATTGGATGAAAAGAAAGCGGCAGATAAGACAGAATTTCGGCAACTGGATCTGTTTACTGATTTTACCGGAGGCAATGAAAAGAAGCAGCAGGATGAGAAGCTTGAACGGGAGAAGAAGATGCAGGAGGCAGTGCTTTCGATTAAGAAGAAGTATGGGAAGAATGCAATTCTGAAGGGACTTAATTTTCAGGAAGGAGCCACTACCAAAGCGCGGAATGAGCAGATCGGAGGGCATAAGGCATGA
- a CDS encoding glycoside hydrolase family 25 protein, translating to MAVWCDKSAGKYSEENGDQMRRGKWIIFGMLVALLAGCSGKKTAETSADAKNAESTDEKNTLDFVDAHGEHYTVEINEAVAKNPYDKALFVKNENKMSYEDKKYTSRLGVDVSVFQGDIDWEQVKAAGYEFAILRIGYRGYGEEGTLNADEKFEQNLENARKAGIDVGVYFFSQAVNEEEAKEEADFVLEHLKGQELQMPVVYDPEHILEDEARTDGVTGEQFTQNAKVFCKEIEKAGYDAMIYSNMLWEAYELDLEKLLDYPVWYADYEELPQTPYRFSMWQYSSTGSVPGIEGNVDLNIQLLKK from the coding sequence GTGGCGGTTTGGTGTGATAAAAGTGCCGGAAAATACAGTGAAGAAAATGGAGATCAGATGAGAAGAGGAAAATGGATTATTTTCGGAATGTTAGTAGCTTTGCTTGCAGGATGTTCTGGAAAGAAAACAGCAGAAACTTCTGCGGATGCAAAAAATGCGGAAAGTACAGATGAGAAAAATACGCTTGATTTTGTAGATGCACACGGAGAGCATTATACGGTAGAAATCAATGAAGCAGTTGCGAAGAATCCGTATGATAAAGCACTTTTTGTAAAAAATGAAAATAAGATGAGTTATGAGGATAAGAAATATACTTCAAGGCTGGGCGTAGATGTATCTGTTTTTCAGGGAGATATTGACTGGGAGCAGGTGAAAGCAGCAGGCTATGAGTTCGCAATTTTGCGGATCGGATATCGTGGCTATGGTGAAGAAGGTACGTTAAATGCAGACGAGAAGTTTGAACAGAATCTGGAAAATGCCCGAAAAGCTGGAATAGATGTGGGTGTTTATTTTTTCTCGCAGGCGGTAAATGAAGAAGAGGCAAAGGAAGAGGCTGATTTTGTTCTGGAACATTTGAAAGGGCAGGAGCTTCAGATGCCGGTTGTGTACGATCCAGAGCATATTCTGGAAGACGAAGCACGGACGGATGGTGTAACGGGAGAACAATTTACCCAAAATGCGAAGGTATTTTGTAAAGAAATAGAAAAAGCCGGTTATGATGCCATGATTTACAGCAATATGCTGTGGGAAGCGTATGAACTGGATCTGGAAAAGCTGTTGGATTATCCGGTCTGGTATGCAGATTATGAAGAACTTCCGCAGACGCCGTATAGGTTCAGTATGTGGCAGTATTCCAGTACAGGAAGCGTGCCGGGGATTGAAGGAAATGTGGATCTGAATATCCAACTGCTTAAAAAATAA
- the istA gene encoding IS21 family transposase, translating into MTKYREILRLKSLGFSERNIAQSCGVSRNTVAKVLKKAAEINLSWPLDFDMTDSALEELMFPKDKSATNKRMPNFNYIRKELLRNGVNKKLLWVEYCEECRMNSEEPLMYSQFCYYIQKDEEKRRATMHIPRKPGEQIEVDWAGDPAHIIDPDTGEITDAWIFVGVLTYSQYAFVKAYMNEKTDNWIKAHIQMFDFFGGVTPMLVSDNCTTAVNHKKSDWYNTALNTTYHEMAEHYNLAILPARVRKPKDKPNVEGSVGKISTWITAALRNEQFFSLAELNASIREKLDAYNARKFQKKECSRLSLFLGEEMPLLAPLPATPFELAEWKQATVQFNYHIAVDRMFYSVPYQYIKNKVDVRITDTTVEIFYNHNRIASHRRLYGRSSQYSTVTEHMPQEHQKYLEWNGDRFRKWADSIGINTSKVVDAILTSGRIEQQSYRSCMGLLKLAEKYSPEKLEQVCAKALSYSGKPSYKSIKNLLVATKDAPDTESESSQVEKPHGITRGAKYYGGKQS; encoded by the coding sequence ATGACCAAGTATCGTGAAATCCTACGCTTGAAAAGCTTAGGATTCAGTGAGAGGAACATCGCACAGAGTTGCGGTGTATCCAGAAACACAGTCGCCAAGGTTTTGAAAAAAGCAGCGGAAATCAATCTTTCATGGCCGCTGGATTTTGACATGACCGACAGTGCACTAGAGGAGCTGATGTTTCCTAAAGATAAGTCGGCAACGAATAAACGTATGCCAAACTTTAACTACATCCGCAAAGAACTTCTGCGGAACGGCGTAAACAAAAAGCTTCTCTGGGTAGAATACTGTGAGGAGTGCCGCATGAACAGCGAAGAGCCTCTAATGTATTCTCAGTTCTGCTACTACATCCAGAAGGATGAAGAAAAACGCAGGGCTACCATGCATATCCCTAGAAAACCAGGTGAACAGATTGAAGTTGACTGGGCAGGTGACCCTGCTCACATCATTGATCCGGACACCGGAGAAATAACAGATGCATGGATATTTGTAGGTGTATTAACTTACAGTCAGTATGCTTTTGTAAAAGCATATATGAATGAGAAAACTGACAACTGGATCAAAGCTCATATCCAGATGTTTGATTTCTTTGGCGGTGTCACACCTATGCTCGTTTCTGATAACTGCACAACCGCAGTGAATCATAAAAAGAGTGACTGGTACAACACTGCCTTAAACACAACTTATCATGAGATGGCAGAACATTACAATCTTGCCATCCTTCCGGCCAGAGTCCGGAAACCCAAAGATAAACCGAATGTAGAGGGATCGGTAGGAAAGATATCCACATGGATAACAGCAGCCCTTCGCAATGAACAGTTTTTCTCTCTTGCAGAATTGAATGCTTCAATCCGTGAAAAACTGGATGCCTACAACGCCCGTAAATTCCAGAAAAAGGAATGTAGCAGACTCAGTTTATTTCTTGGGGAAGAAATGCCATTACTGGCTCCGTTGCCTGCTACACCTTTTGAACTGGCTGAGTGGAAACAAGCCACCGTCCAGTTTAACTATCACATCGCAGTAGACAGAATGTTCTACTCCGTGCCTTATCAGTATATCAAAAATAAAGTTGATGTGCGTATAACAGATACAACGGTTGAAATATTTTATAATCACAATCGTATTGCCTCTCACAGACGACTCTATGGAAGAAGCAGTCAGTATTCTACAGTGACAGAACATATGCCGCAGGAACACCAGAAATATCTGGAATGGAACGGTGACCGGTTCCGTAAGTGGGCTGATTCGATTGGAATTAACACAAGTAAGGTTGTCGATGCAATACTTACCTCCGGCAGGATTGAACAGCAATCCTACAGAAGCTGCATGGGATTACTGAAACTGGCAGAAAAATATTCGCCAGAAAAGCTGGAACAGGTCTGCGCTAAGGCGCTCTCTTATTCCGGTAAACCCAGCTATAAAAGTATCAAAAATCTATTGGTTGCAACAAAGGATGCACCTGATACCGAATCAGAATCATCTCAAGTAGAAAAACCACACGGCATAACCAGAGGAGCCAAATACTATGGAGGTAAACAATCATGA
- a CDS encoding VOC family protein, with amino-acid sequence MNLSKIHHIAIIVSDYEVAKEFYVNKLGFSVIRENYRPERKDWKLDLRVNENTELEIFAEENPPKRVNRPEACGLRHLAFCVDSVEQTVKELAEVGIECEPIRVDDYTGKKMTFFHDPDGLPLELHE; translated from the coding sequence ATGAACTTATCTAAAATACACCACATCGCGATCATCGTATCCGACTACGAAGTCGCAAAGGAGTTCTATGTGAACAAGCTGGGCTTCTCTGTTATCAGAGAAAACTACCGTCCAGAGCGTAAAGATTGGAAGCTAGATCTGCGTGTTAACGAAAACACAGAGCTGGAGATTTTCGCTGAGGAAAATCCTCCGAAGCGTGTGAACCGCCCGGAGGCCTGTGGGCTGCGTCATCTTGCGTTCTGCGTTGATAGCGTGGAACAGACGGTGAAAGAACTAGCAGAGGTTGGGATTGAATGTGAGCCAATCCGTGTTGACGATTATACCGGCAAGAAGATGACTTTCTTCCATGACCCGGATGGACTGCCACTGGAGCTACATGAGTAA
- a CDS encoding sugar phosphate nucleotidyltransferase: MKTTLLIMAAGIGSRFGTGIKQLEPVDDAGHIIMDYSIHDAIEAGFNHVVFIIRKDIEKEFKEVIGDRIASICSSHNVTVDYAFQDINDIPGTLPEGRTKPWGTGQAVLAAKKVIKTPFIVINADDYYGKEGFKAVHEYLVNGGKSCMAGFVLKNTLSDNGGVTRGICKMDENGNLTEVVETKNIVKTADGAEADGVVVDVNSLVSMNMWGLTPDFLDVLEEGFKEFFEKEVPGNPLKAEYLIPIFIGELLEQGKMSVKVLKTNDTWYGMTYHEDVAAVKGSFKEMLENGVYKADLFSDL; encoded by the coding sequence ATGAAAACAACATTACTTATTATGGCAGCCGGTATCGGTAGCCGTTTTGGAACAGGAATCAAACAGTTGGAGCCAGTGGATGATGCTGGACATATCATCATGGATTACTCGATCCATGATGCGATCGAGGCTGGTTTCAATCATGTAGTATTTATCATCCGTAAGGATATCGAGAAGGAATTCAAAGAGGTCATCGGTGATCGCATTGCCTCCATTTGCTCTTCTCATAATGTAACTGTTGACTATGCTTTCCAAGATATCAATGATATCCCGGGAACTCTGCCAGAAGGCCGGACAAAGCCGTGGGGAACCGGTCAGGCCGTCCTTGCAGCGAAGAAGGTCATCAAGACTCCTTTTATTGTAATCAATGCAGATGATTACTATGGCAAGGAAGGCTTCAAGGCTGTTCATGAGTATCTGGTGAATGGCGGCAAGTCCTGCATGGCTGGCTTTGTGCTGAAGAACACGCTGTCCGATAACGGTGGTGTGACTCGTGGTATCTGCAAGATGGATGAGAATGGAAACTTGACTGAGGTTGTGGAAACCAAGAACATCGTCAAGACTGCAGATGGAGCAGAGGCAGACGGTGTGGTTGTTGATGTGAATTCTCTGGTATCCATGAATATGTGGGGTCTGACTCCAGATTTTCTGGATGTACTGGAGGAAGGCTTCAAAGAGTTCTTTGAGAAAGAAGTCCCGGGCAATCCTCTGAAAGCAGAGTATCTGATTCCCATCTTTATCGGTGAATTGTTGGAGCAGGGCAAGATGTCTGTGAAGGTTCTGAAAACCAATGATACATGGTATGGTATGACCTACCATGAAGATGTCGCAGCAGTAAAGGGCAGTTTCAAGGAGATGCTGGAGAACGGCGTGTACAAGGCTGACCTGTTCAGTGATCTGTAA
- a CDS encoding DUF512 domain-containing protein has protein sequence MSKKNEYQGHLIREVYPDSIAEAMEIEPGDVLLRINNQKIEDVFDYRYMIKDEYVEVLIRKPDGEEWLLEIEKEYDDDLGVEFENGLMSDYRSCSNKCIFCFIDQMPPGMRETLYFKDDDSRLSFLQGNYITLTNMKQKDVDRIIEMQLAPINISVQTTNPELRCKMLHNRFAGEKLKFLDDLYAGHVEMNGQIVLCKGVNDKDELKRSIEDLMKYLPFMRSVSVVPAGLSKYREGLYPLELFDKEEAEEVIDLIESYQKKAYDEFGLHFIHASDEWYILAERDFPEEGRYDGYIQLENGVGMMRLLRDEFYHAFEELQKSEEYPKLKEGIARTFTIATAKLAYPTIQEFADRITEAFPKVKITVACIRNDFFGETITVSGLITGQDLVAQLKERKEAGEDLGDTLQIPINMLRSGEEVFLDDLTVQDVEAALGMTVKAVESGGKDFLDAALNLDYHTERNNENFVYIKAYDREDE, from the coding sequence TTGAGTAAGAAAAATGAGTATCAGGGACATCTGATCCGTGAGGTTTACCCGGATTCAATTGCCGAGGCGATGGAGATCGAGCCGGGAGATGTCCTTCTACGAATAAACAACCAGAAAATAGAGGACGTTTTTGATTATCGTTACATGATCAAGGATGAGTATGTAGAAGTGCTGATCCGCAAGCCGGACGGGGAAGAATGGCTTCTGGAGATCGAGAAAGAGTATGATGATGACCTTGGCGTAGAATTTGAAAATGGTCTGATGAGCGACTACCGTTCCTGCAGCAACAAGTGTATTTTCTGTTTTATCGACCAGATGCCGCCGGGAATGCGTGAGACCTTGTATTTTAAAGATGATGATTCCCGTCTGTCTTTCCTGCAGGGCAATTATATTACCCTGACGAATATGAAGCAGAAAGATGTGGACCGTATTATCGAGATGCAGCTTGCGCCGATCAATATTTCTGTGCAGACAACGAACCCGGAGCTGCGCTGCAAGATGCTCCACAATCGTTTCGCCGGAGAAAAGCTGAAATTCCTGGATGATCTGTATGCCGGACATGTGGAGATGAATGGGCAGATCGTACTGTGCAAGGGAGTTAATGATAAGGATGAGCTGAAGCGTTCTATCGAAGATCTGATGAAGTATCTGCCGTTTATGAGGAGTGTGTCAGTGGTTCCGGCAGGACTTTCCAAGTACAGGGAGGGACTTTATCCACTGGAGCTTTTTGATAAAGAAGAAGCGGAAGAGGTCATTGATCTGATCGAGAGCTATCAGAAGAAGGCGTATGACGAGTTTGGACTTCATTTTATCCATGCAAGTGACGAGTGGTATATTCTTGCAGAGCGGGATTTCCCAGAGGAAGGACGTTATGACGGATATATCCAGCTGGAAAATGGTGTTGGCATGATGCGGCTTTTACGGGATGAATTTTACCATGCCTTTGAAGAGCTTCAGAAAAGTGAAGAATATCCAAAGTTAAAAGAAGGGATCGCACGGACATTTACCATTGCGACTGCAAAGCTTGCGTATCCGACAATTCAGGAATTTGCAGACAGGATCACGGAAGCATTCCCAAAAGTAAAGATCACGGTTGCCTGCATCCGGAATGATTTCTTTGGTGAGACGATCACTGTATCCGGTCTGATTACCGGACAGGATCTGGTGGCACAGTTAAAAGAGAGAAAAGAAGCAGGAGAGGATCTGGGAGATACTCTGCAGATTCCGATCAATATGCTGCGAAGCGGAGAAGAGGTCTTTCTGGATGATCTGACGGTGCAGGACGTGGAAGCGGCACTTGGCATGACGGTGAAGGCAGTGGAGTCCGGTGGTAAGGATTTTCTTGACGCGGCACTGAATTTGGATTATCATACAGAACGAAACAATGAGAATTTTGTATACATCAAAGCATACGATAGGGAGGATGAGTAA
- the hydE gene encoding [FeFe] hydrogenase H-cluster radical SAM maturase HydE: MERMKPVYERFIENPDFTKPDFVELIKCAEDPEAVRRLKEEAVRIREIYYGKKVFTRGLIEYTNYCKNDCYYCGIRKSNTNAKRYRLTEDEIMACCENGYELGFRTFVLQGGEDAYYTDDRMVAIIKKIKEAYPECALTLSIGEKSYESYKRFREAGADRYLLRHETANEEHYRKLHPEKMSLAVRKNCLYDLKKLGYQVGAGMMVGSPYQTTEDLAEDLVFLKELQPEMVGIGPFIPHHDTQFAKEPAGSVEMTLFLLAVIRILLPKVLLPATTALGTMDPLGREKGLQAGANVVMPNLSPVKNRKQYELYDNKICTGEEAAECRGCMGRRVASVGYELVTERGDAV, translated from the coding sequence ATGGAAAGAATGAAACCAGTTTACGAAAGATTCATCGAAAATCCGGATTTTACGAAACCGGATTTTGTCGAATTGATAAAATGCGCAGAAGATCCGGAGGCAGTCCGGAGATTGAAAGAGGAAGCAGTCCGTATCCGGGAGATTTATTACGGGAAAAAGGTATTTACCAGAGGGCTGATCGAATATACCAATTATTGTAAGAATGACTGCTATTATTGCGGAATCCGTAAGAGTAATACGAATGCAAAGCGCTACCGTCTGACAGAGGATGAGATCATGGCATGCTGTGAGAATGGGTATGAGCTTGGATTCCGGACGTTTGTGCTACAGGGCGGAGAAGATGCTTATTATACGGATGACCGGATGGTAGCGATTATTAAAAAAATCAAGGAGGCATATCCGGAATGTGCGCTGACGCTGTCGATTGGTGAGAAGTCTTATGAGAGTTATAAAAGATTCCGGGAAGCCGGAGCGGATCGTTACCTGCTTCGCCATGAAACGGCGAATGAGGAGCATTACCGGAAGCTACATCCGGAGAAAATGAGTCTCGCAGTCCGGAAGAATTGTCTGTATGATCTGAAGAAGCTTGGTTATCAGGTGGGGGCTGGCATGATGGTTGGTTCACCTTATCAGACGACAGAAGATCTGGCAGAAGACCTGGTATTCTTGAAAGAATTGCAGCCGGAGATGGTGGGAATCGGACCGTTTATCCCACATCATGATACGCAGTTTGCAAAAGAACCGGCAGGAAGTGTGGAGATGACACTGTTTTTGCTCGCTGTGATCCGAATCCTGCTGCCGAAGGTACTTCTTCCGGCAACGACAGCACTTGGTACGATGGATCCGCTTGGAAGAGAGAAAGGGCTGCAGGCAGGAGCCAATGTCGTGATGCCGAACCTTTCTCCGGTGAAGAACCGGAAGCAGTATGAGCTTTATGACAACAAGATCTGTACCGGTGAAGAGGCAGCAGAATGTCGCGGATGTATGGGGAGACGAGTAGCAAGTGTCGGATATGAGCTGGTGACAGAGCGTGGGGATGCAGTGTAG
- the istB gene encoding IS21-like element helper ATPase IstB, producing MTNQSTIDKLIEMRLTAMADAFRIQMDDPAMKEVPFEDRFGMLVDVEYSNRKNNRLKRLIRQAEFEQPDASIAAIDYHSGRKLNKALINRLATCEYITEYRNIFITGATGSGKTYMACAFGMEACKHYYSVRYVRLPDLLLDLQAARDNGTFSNVLKKYTKPIVLILDEWLLLKLTEAEARNLFELIHKRRKKSSTIFCSQFRESEWYQQICDGESTLADAIMDRISYDSYKIDIESVDPAKDLSMREVYGLDPAMAK from the coding sequence ATGACAAATCAAAGTACAATCGATAAACTTATTGAAATGCGTCTGACTGCTATGGCAGATGCATTCCGCATCCAGATGGATGATCCTGCAATGAAGGAAGTTCCATTCGAAGATCGCTTCGGTATGCTTGTTGATGTCGAGTATAGCAACCGTAAAAACAATCGTCTGAAAAGGCTGATCCGCCAGGCTGAGTTTGAACAGCCAGATGCCAGCATCGCAGCGATCGATTACCATTCTGGACGAAAGCTGAACAAAGCACTAATCAACCGTCTGGCAACCTGTGAATACATTACAGAATACCGGAACATCTTTATTACTGGAGCAACCGGAAGTGGTAAAACTTATATGGCCTGTGCCTTTGGCATGGAAGCATGCAAGCACTATTACTCAGTACGGTATGTACGGCTTCCTGATCTATTATTGGACTTACAGGCTGCCAGGGACAATGGAACTTTCTCGAATGTCCTGAAGAAATATACCAAGCCAATAGTACTGATCCTTGATGAGTGGCTGCTTCTTAAACTGACCGAAGCTGAAGCCAGAAATCTTTTTGAACTGATACATAAAAGACGTAAAAAATCTTCAACAATCTTTTGTTCTCAGTTCCGTGAAAGTGAATGGTACCAGCAAATCTGTGATGGTGAAAGTACTCTTGCCGATGCTATCATGGATCGTATTTCGTATGATTCCTATAAAATCGATATTGAAAGTGTTGACCCAGCTAAAGACCTCTCTATGAGAGAAGTATATGGACTGGATCCAGCAATGGCAAAGTAA
- a CDS encoding VanZ family protein — protein MKETIDLLGKIITNILTALYEPFGFSLLLSFLAMFFYLYAYEPSAAGKGWKSAIVTWYQKFKESVFFRKLFLLAFVTSLILFRTLLNRDLWMNPLSKVMGGWGIWETVNGEQKLTTECIENVIMMMPFSAVVMWSFEEMIGNGWKKILWYSGKIAVIFSVSIETLQLLLRLGTFQLSDIFYNTVGGVLGGVCYCGIMKVRKRL, from the coding sequence ATGAAAGAAACGATTGATTTACTCGGAAAGATCATCACAAACATCCTGACTGCTCTCTATGAGCCATTTGGATTTTCACTCCTGCTTTCCTTCCTTGCCATGTTTTTCTACCTGTATGCGTATGAACCTTCCGCAGCAGGTAAAGGATGGAAGAGTGCCATAGTGACATGGTATCAGAAATTCAAAGAGAGTGTATTCTTTCGGAAGCTGTTTCTATTGGCGTTCGTGACTTCACTTATTCTATTCCGAACTCTGTTAAATCGCGATTTGTGGATGAATCCATTATCCAAAGTCATGGGCGGTTGGGGCATCTGGGAGACTGTGAACGGCGAACAGAAGTTGACCACCGAGTGTATCGAGAACGTAATCATGATGATGCCATTCTCAGCAGTAGTGATGTGGTCATTCGAAGAAATGATAGGAAACGGCTGGAAGAAGATACTGTGGTATAGCGGGAAGATAGCAGTTATCTTTTCTGTAAGTATTGAGACGCTACAATTATTGCTTCGCTTGGGTACATTCCAGCTATCAGACATCTTCTATAACACAGTCGGCGGAGTGCTAGGCGGCGTGTGTTACTGTGGAATCATGAAGGTAAGAAAGCGTCTGTAA
- a CDS encoding ATP-binding protein encodes MSQFYCREDELRKLNKRYAGDKFECIVIYGRRRVGKTALINEFCKDKPTIFFSALNTTGKENLEALSKSIMSFERPDMETAPEFRSYDAALDELTALSKEKRIVFVIDEYPYLAKAKPAISAMLQHIIDHKWTESKMYLILCGSSMSFMESQVLGKESPLYGRRTSQFKIEPLDYKETAVFHPNLSAEDNSLIYGITGGVPHYINKLDVRDSVDEALLDNFFDRSSYLYEEPGNLLKQELREPAIYNAIIKAIAEGASRMNDIKMKVGEENSVVSKYLKTLIDLGIAKKETPITEKLGKKTIYLLADNFFRFWYRFVPINMSAIDSDRIAKTYPHAVKQYLPDYMGLIYEKMCQDYLLYYSDSLPIELSEIGQWWGTDPKKKKQIQIDIVGTPVEGKDYIIGSCKYRNEKIGVDELDLIRDYASVFGKGNNYHYYIFSKGGFTDELLQAQERGEVRLITLEDLYK; translated from the coding sequence ATGAGTCAATTCTATTGCCGTGAGGATGAGCTGCGGAAACTGAATAAACGGTACGCAGGTGATAAGTTTGAGTGCATTGTCATCTACGGCAGACGGCGTGTTGGTAAAACGGCACTGATCAACGAGTTCTGCAAAGATAAGCCTACCATTTTCTTTTCTGCATTGAACACGACAGGAAAGGAAAATCTGGAAGCTCTCTCAAAGTCGATTATGAGTTTTGAGCGGCCGGATATGGAGACTGCACCGGAGTTCAGGTCCTATGATGCAGCTTTGGATGAGCTGACAGCACTTTCAAAGGAAAAGAGGATTGTCTTTGTCATTGATGAGTATCCTTATCTTGCAAAAGCAAAACCAGCTATTTCAGCGATGCTGCAGCACATCATCGACCACAAATGGACAGAGTCCAAGATGTACCTGATTCTTTGCGGCTCCTCTATGAGCTTCATGGAGAGTCAGGTGCTTGGCAAGGAAAGTCCGTTGTATGGCAGACGTACTAGCCAGTTTAAGATTGAGCCGCTAGACTATAAAGAAACCGCTGTGTTCCACCCAAATCTGTCTGCAGAAGACAATTCCCTGATTTATGGAATCACGGGAGGAGTTCCCCACTATATCAATAAGTTGGATGTGCGAGATAGTGTGGATGAAGCTCTGTTGGATAATTTCTTTGACCGCTCCAGCTATCTGTATGAGGAACCGGGAAACTTACTGAAGCAGGAACTCCGGGAGCCGGCCATTTATAATGCAATCATTAAAGCGATTGCAGAAGGTGCTTCCCGGATGAACGATATCAAGATGAAGGTCGGCGAGGAAAACTCGGTCGTATCGAAGTACCTGAAAACGCTGATCGACCTTGGCATTGCTAAGAAAGAAACACCGATTACAGAAAAACTGGGTAAGAAAACCATCTATCTGCTGGCTGATAACTTCTTCCGTTTCTGGTATCGGTTTGTGCCAATCAATATGAGTGCCATTGACTCTGACAGAATTGCAAAGACCTATCCACACGCTGTAAAACAGTATCTTCCTGATTACATGGGTCTAATTTATGAGAAGATGTGTCAGGATTACCTGCTCTATTATTCGGATAGTCTTCCTATTGAGCTGAGTGAAATCGGCCAGTGGTGGGGGACAGACCCGAAGAAGAAAAAGCAGATACAGATTGATATCGTCGGAACTCCTGTTGAGGGCAAAGACTATATCATCGGTTCATGCAAATACCGGAATGAGAAAATCGGTGTGGATGAACTCGATTTGATTCGGGATTATGCCTCAGTTTTTGGAAAGGGCAACAACTATCACTACTATATCTTCTCGAAAGGCGGATTCACAGATGAACTTCTTCAGGCACAAGAGCGAGGTGAAGTTCGGCTGATAACGTTGGAAGACCTTTACAAGTAA